TAAGAGACTTGCCACAGATTAATTTTCAGTATTTGCatgccttaaaattttttttaaaaaattttaattgttgttcaagtagttttctgccttaaGATTCTTATAAACTTTGTTAGCTCCAAGTTCTTCCTAAACTTATCCGGGTAATGATCTATTTTCCCAATAATTATTGCTTTCTTAAGCTATTTGATTACAAGCTTCAGTAACAAACTAAATGCTTTATTTAATACTATGtaagagtggggcaaaagtaggtttactgtttattcctgttatttaatgtattttccatacgaaccgtaaacctacttttgctcttaTTATTTCAAGTAACTGACAAAATAGCGTAATCCTCACGACAAAAATGCCTGCCTGTCATTGTAATTTACTGATCTTTGCAATAAATCCCAAGGCCATGCCTGCCGCGGCCACTGAAGCGATTGTGCTGATGAGACGGAATCTTTGTGCTCACCCCATCATGCACCAACTCAGGGACGCCAGGAATTTTAAGTATTTACGGCTTCAGTCTCGGGCTAAGGTTGAAGGCATCGATCGCACAccttcattttcattcttcatcTGAAGCTCGGATACAGTCCAGCAAGGATAAGTGAAAATTGACCTCTGCCTATGCCCCGAGTTTTCCTGACGTAACTCTGCACGGCCACTGACGTACATCTTGTAAGTGTTCTCTGGTATCTCAGAACTGTTTACCGAGCGTGTAATAAGCCGAGTGAGTTGTAGGCCCCTGTGAGTTGTCACAGCTCCACCAGTGAGGACGCCAAACCCTCCTCTCGTCGCCCTCGTGCAGACCCCCAGCTCTACGCCCCTCCCTCTAGAAGGTTTACTGAGACGGAGACATCGGTTTGCTGTCCCACTCACTGATGCAGCCACTGGTTGGTTCTTTACGTGccgactggggatggaacccaccaCCCTGGTGtgctgggatgatgctctaaaccaactgagctactgggccagggccTTGTCTTTCCACAAACCCAGGTTAGAACTCAAAGAATATGAGCATCCATGTTATAATCCATCTTGGGAAAAGAGACTTTTTGAAGGAAGACAAATTCAAATTGAAATTGTGTGATTTCCAGAGCAATTTATTCATTAAACTCTATTCCATATGCCATCAACACTTCTCCTGTGTGCGCTATGCTGATAAATAGACACTGAGAGGATTTAACAAGTTTGCCATTTAATAAGTCTGAATTCACTTCCATCACATGGTATTGTACATGGTCATCTGTTCAAACAGATTTCTTTTTAACAGATCGTAGTTAAAAAAAGTCACAGATAATGTAAATTCTGTATAAACTGGTGGACTGTAAGTTAGTTCCTTTGTTTTGACTTTTAAGACTCAACTTCACCGCAGAATAAAGAATGTAGGCCAAAGAAAGCATAATCGGTCACTCGTATAGAACAGTATTGTTTCTATAATTTGGAGCTTTCTGAATGGACGAGTTCAGGCCTGATCCAACTGTAAAAAGATTACTTAATGAATAGACTATATGGAAATTGTACAAAATGTTATTAACTTTAATCATTAATAGCTTAAACTGCACTATGTTACTAATTGCTATTCAAACTCAAAAACCTGGTTTCGAATCCTCAAGGTGGCCCAGGTACACAGCCATACCGCCTTGTACTTGGGGGGGTTGTGTCAAAACACATTTCCAACAGAAACTTTGGCTTTAGGAAAGAgtcacaaacatttaaaataatggctTTAATCGTCATTTTAAGTATACGGTAGAGGAAAGTGTGCTTTAATTAAATATACATCATACCAGTGACGCTGGCAAGGTTGAAGGTTACTCCTAATGTTGTTGAGAGCTATAAAAACCAGTTCGTACATGACCAGACAATGAGAAATAAGCAATCCCTTTGAaacaaattcttaaaattaaaaaaaaaaatgttcacagtgGTTTGTATCAACAGGATGCATTTATGACAATAACATGTACAGATTGAGCACCCTAGGGCTCTCTTTATATCCTAAAGAAAACGAGCATTTACATTATTCATGGGTTgtacactaaattaaaaaaagggaTCATTATACACTCACCCCTTAGACAGAATAAACTGTCCTGGCGTGTACAGCTTTAACACTATCATTAGATTTGTTTGCAAAAGAAagaattacaaaaaacaaaacatcttttTCTTGGGAGTGAAGTCTTTCATTTGCTGTTATAACCAGCAAATGCCATTCATTAACTCAAAAATGGAAGGGAGGGCCCCACAAACACTATTTGAGCAAGCTGACCAATAcacattacagttttaaaaatgaaggttataTACTCTATGTTACAAGACCCAACCAGGCAGTGTCAAAATGACATCTATTTCTTTGCTTGCTTTGTGATCATACCCCTTGGAGGTGTTACGGGTCTCGTGGCATTCGGCTTCTTTTTCTCTGCAGGCTTTAATATCTGCAAAGATACAGAAGACAGGGCATTTTAGGAAACAGACGCAACCCCAAGACCTCTTAAGATCCCTTAAATCTCATTCAAACTTTTGTTCAGAAAGGTTTTGACTAAAAAACTGCCCAACAACTTTGAAAGCCCCAAGAGCCCAGAACCAAGCTGACAAGTAAACATTTTGGTAATAAATGCtatgatgaatagataaatactATCTGGAAAAAAAGTGACTGATTTTAGGCTAAGCCTTCTGACACAGGGAGAGAAGGTGTTACAGAACAGCGTTTAGCAGCCACCTAGGGGATCCTCCTacaacctctgggacaagttcTCCTGGTAACTGgtgtaagaaaaattattttaatctgtttAATGACTGCCACGTGAACTCACTGGCTCTGTGTTCATGACCGGGCTGGTCTGAAGTTATCCATGTCTGACACAAGCGAATGAGAAAAAGACCGAGAAGCAGACTCTGGGCACACGGTGCCGCTGTGCCGAGTGAAGGCCCAACGACGGCGGGGGAATCGGAGGCGGGGGAGCAGTGCACCGGAGAGGAGCGGCGGGAGGCGTAATCACGGCACCTCTGGTGCACGGCAGCGAGGGCCATCCTCacgtgcaaggggtgatttaacGTTAGCTGTTACAGTGACGCTGTGGCTTTAGGTTTATAGTAAAGAAGCCACAGCACTAAGAGCTAATGTAttggctgggttttttttcctatttaaataaTGCAAGAACAGTTACATTTGACACTGCAGGAAAGGTTCTATGAAGATTTTTTCCTCTGAAAGGGGTCTACTCATGACTGAACTAGTATAaacaatagttaaaaaaaataaacatttagtcTATTTAACATAAATTAACAGCAGGCAGAAAGTAGCAATTTACTCAGTAAAATCCAGACACAATAAAAGGAAACGGTGTTGAAAACATCCTCTACCTGAAAAGAGCACATTAGTGTTTCGTCCACACTCATCATGGCACCTGCATTGTCAAACTCTCCGCAGTAATTGGGTGCAGAGAACAGAGTGACCAACTGCCTCTTTGCAAAAAATTCATATCCATCTTCAACCACCTTCGAGAGAGAATGTTTTCAGCGTAAGTAGGTGCAAATTTTAGGTGAGTACAACCATTCTTCAGTTTCCCATTGAGCCTGACATCCTGCAGGTCAACCTCCAGAGACACGTTGTAAAAATTAGCAATACCTACCCACCAAAATCAACAAGGAGAATCTGTGCTCACACACATGCGCGTAAGTGTACatgtaaaattcaaaatcaaTACCTGATGGGCTCTACATATAAGATCCAAATCATGCTTATGGAGAAATTTTGCAACCACTTCTGCACCAAATGTGAAGGACACTCCTCTGTCATTTTCACCCCAGCCTAAGACATCTTTATCGGGGTCAGACCACAaaagatcacaaagaagacctTGATCTGGTACATCAGTTGGTCGCATAATTCGCCGAATCTGCTCCATAGATTGAAGATCTGGTGATAAACCTATtaaatggggggaagggggagaggcagAAAACAACTTTAAAGTGGCACTTCAACAGTTTTGTTTTGTACGCAGAGGCTCAACGACTCTCAACATGAAGGCAAATTAAATCTGTGGGTATGTTTTCTTATTAggctttggtttaaaaaatactaaataagcACTGAAGTTTGTTACACGTACTAATCTGTGGGCACACTATGCGGAAACAGTTACTTCAACGTACAGAGTCCTAGCAAATTAAAATTTGACTTAAAAACTACTGCTCCAGTCCTCTGAGAGCCTCCCCAGTCATGACAATAACAAAAACtgtacattttcaattttattactgACCATTTATAATTACTAGGCATAGAGGCTACAGATGCTCAGGGGTGATGCAGCTTTCTAGGAAACATGTGTTGTCCAAAGGACCAGACCAGCTTAGCTGAGTGGGTGACTCTCAGCTGTGTTAAAGTCAAATgtccagccctggccggtgtggctcagtgggttgaattctggcctgtgaatcaaagagtcactggttcaattccattAGGGCAcatgggttatgggccaggtccccagtagggggtgcactagaggcagcCACACGTAGATATTTCtcgccctttctccctcctttcccttctctctaaaaataaataaaatctttaaatggaAAGActgatggttcgattcccagccagggcatgtgcttgggttgcaggtgaGGTGCCCAGTtcggggcgtgagagaggcaaacaatctgtttctctcacacatcgatttctctcccttctatcctctttctctaaaaataaataaaatctagtgtcccaggttcgattcccagccagggtacattcctgggttgcaggcgataacccccagcaaccgcacattgatgtttctctctatcttcctcccttccctctctaaaaataaataaataaaatcttaataaataaataaataaataaataaataaataaaatcttaaaaagaaaaaaaaaaaaaaaaagaattacatgccCAACTCTACCAAACCAGTTTAAGTACTGGAGAACAAGGATaatgactttattaaaatatatcgTGGTTCTTTGATTTTATGGCCACAGACAAAAAGAAATCCCCTTTGCAATCACTATTTTAGTTACATTATACAAAGCATAACCACTGAGCAAAGCAgagttaacttttttaaaattcaggtcAGGAAATCTTCTGAAAGAGGctcaaaaacaaaccaagaaaaagaCTACCCACATTTTCAGTGTTCTAGAAGATCTACAGTACAGCATATTAAATgctgttcattttatatttaaaatactttctgttctgttttcaaaTCAAACTGTTACCGAGTCCAGAATTCTCTGTAACGACTCGACTGCTTACTTCAGACTTGTACCCAAACAACCCCAGATGTGCCGCTGCGGACCCACGATCGGCGAGAGCGAGTCACCGGACCACAGCCAGCCCAGCCGTGACTCAGGGGTGCCCGAGCCGGCCCTTCACAGGGACCCCAAGCCCTGCAGTTCCGCTGGAACTCAGACCAGCCGCATACCTCCGTGACAGCAAAATATCTTCTCATCCACGATGGCTGCTATCGGTAAACAGTTAAAGCAGTCTGTGAAAGTTTTCCATAGCTTAATGTTGTATCTTCTTTTACCTGTGAAAATTTTAGGATGGTTAAAAAGAGACTGGTGTTCCATAGATTCATTCTCTCAGGACAATTTCCCCCAAAGCAAGGTTCTGGTGACCCCCTTTAAGTATACAAAAACTAAGCTTTTATTAAAATCCCCTGAAGaggttaatattatatatatacttgGAGATATTTGATCTATAAGcaacaatttatattttcacatgaaacattttaaaagtccaCAGAAGCCTGAAATCAGATGTCCATTTACCATGATCAAGGACTACCACTGAACCTCAGTGACTATTTGGCAGCACCAACTGTCTGGAACCTAGTCTGTTTTGTCCAATCTCAACCCGGAAGGAAGCAGCTCCTATTTCTCAAGGCAACTGTGAACAACGCACACACGTGCCACCACCAACCTCCTTCTGGGGAAGCTGCCGCGAGCTCTCACCCACctacctcaccccacccccagcagcctaCAGGTACCAGCCCCTAAACACCTGAGCAGCAGGCAGGACTGCAGGGAAACGCAGACCGCTCACTGCAGGCACTCCAGGGAACCTGTCCCGAACACCGCATGAATGCTCAGAGTGCGCCCCATAAAAACGGCGGTCCAGGGCGGTCGTGATGGCCTCACCAGCCCGTGGGTCCATGGCCTCTGCAGCCAGAGCGGGGTTCACACAGCAGCATGCCTTGATGATGCTGTTCCCACAGGAGAGGTCTGTTCCAAGTTACAGACCTACTCACAAACCTTGAAAGTACAAATCTGTCCAAAGTGGCTGAGGAAAGCCAAATTGTTGGGATGCCCTGGTATCCTGTACCCTTCCATACTGGAAAAAATGAAGGTCAAAGCCACTTATGCCAAGGACACCTTTATGACCACAAACAGACTGGGTGGCAAATTATACCTGCCTGATGGATTGGGGGCGAGGGGGCCAAGAAGGAGGGGGAGCAGCTTGCCTATAAGACCAATAATTGAGTCTTGACCACCAAACCAATGTTGACCTTCTAAGTCATTTTAAAGGCTTCTGCATTACACAGAAACTGAAGATGATGTAGCTAATATTCTCACACCAGGGTATATGGCACAACAAAGTGACCGTTTGGATTTGAACTTCGATGAAAACTTCAAAGTACTTGCTAACAGCTATGTAGGAAAAACCCTTTCTTAACCTGTTCTAAAATGTAGCACCTCTAACAAGTATCTAAAACAATGCTTGCTTCTCGTTTCACCATCTAAGGAGCAGTGAACCCAGACTTCTCCTTGGTCATCCCTCCCACCTCACTTTTAGCTAGGTGTCAAGACCCCAGAGCGAGCAAATACAAAGCCAGCTGACCATACCTGTGTGAAACAGGTGGAAAAACACCACACCCCAAGAAAACAGGTTATGGCCACAGCTGATTCTTAAAACAGGAGGGTCAGGGGCCCCGATTCCCCACACAGTTGAAAAGCCGCATGTAACATAAgtcagccctccccacacactgcTGACAATTTTAAATCCAAGGGGAAGTGGCTCCGCGCGGCTCAAACCCGTGTGGTTCAAGGGCCGACTGTGCATTCTAGGGGAGGGCGAGAATGACGATGTTTTACTGTTAGTCACACTGGCAGGTGTTACTAACTCAAAACTCCttaccctcccctcctcccagaccGAGCCCTCTCCTGCAGAAACGCGCACAAAAGGAGGGTGGAGGTAAGggttcaaaacttaaaaaaaaaaaacatttcacttaaatAGCAACAGCAAAAAATTCTGCCAAAACTGGTGTTTTTAAACTATAAGAATCTTGTTTCTTTCAACTATCAACTCAACCTGCACCTTCAACTAAACAAGCCAAAATGGGCCacagtatataaaacaaataaatttttttaaacaagtttttgtATTTTAGCACATTTTAGGATAGTAACTGCCATTTTTCCTATGTGCAAatgtgccagaaggaaaaaagctaCAACATTACAAATTTCAAAAAGTAATTATTTGTACACTGCAAGGTTCCATTTACACAAAGTGTCTAGgaaaggcaaatctatagagacgcAAACAGATTGGTgcttgcctgtgtgtgtgtgtggggggggggcggggctgtggtgATGGTCGTACAACTCTGTAAAAACAAGTTAATGAAGTAGGAAATGAGAGATCATAATGCTGCACCTAAACTCACACACCCTCATGGCAGAACTGTCAGTTCATGACCGAGTATCTCAAAATTTAAGTAACCTTTCCTCAGATACAGAAGTACTTACACTCATCATAAAATCCATAAATCCTATTGA
The genomic region above belongs to Phyllostomus discolor isolate MPI-MPIP mPhyDis1 chromosome 13, mPhyDis1.pri.v3, whole genome shotgun sequence and contains:
- the PPP1CC gene encoding serine/threonine-protein phosphatase PP1-gamma catalytic subunit, with protein sequence MADIDKLNIDSIIQRLLEVRGSKPGKNVQLQENEIRGLCLKSREIFLSQPILLELEAPLKICGDIHGQYYDLLRLFEYGGFPPESNYLFLGDYVDRGKQSLETICLLLAYKIKYPENFFLLRGNHECASINRIYGFYDECKRRYNIKLWKTFTDCFNCLPIAAIVDEKIFCCHGGLSPDLQSMEQIRRIMRPTDVPDQGLLCDLLWSDPDKDVLGWGENDRGVSFTFGAEVVAKFLHKHDLDLICRAHQVVEDGYEFFAKRQLVTLFSAPNYCGEFDNAGAMMSVDETLMCSFQILKPAEKKKPNATRPVTPPRVGSGLNSSIQKAPNYRNNTVLYE